The DNA segment CGTCCGCTGAAGGTGGTGAGAAACACCGGGTCCCGCCGTTGGGTCATGCAGTGGAAGCGCACCAAAGGTGAGTCCTCCACACCGCCGTAAAAGCCCATGTGATCTCCGAAGGGGCCATCCGGCAGCACTTCCCCTGGAGTGATCGTTCCCTCCAGCACCACTTCGCTGTGGCTGGGCACCTGCAGGTCGATGGTTTTGCAGGGGGCTAGACGAACCCCTTCTCCGGCATAGATGCCTGCGAACAGCCACTCGCTCAGCTGCACAGGGATCGGTGTTGCTGCGGCCATCACCAGCAGCGGGTGTACACCGATGGCCACCGCCACCTCCAGCTTCTTTCCCATGGCGGCGGCTTTGCGCAGGTGGCGGGCACCGCCGCGCACGCTCAACCAGTGCACGGTCATCGTGTTCACCGACTGCCTCTGAAGTCGGTAGACGCCCACGTTGGGGACACCGGTTTCAGGGTCTTTGGTGATCACCAGTCCAAGCGTGATCACGCCCCCGGCATCACCGGGCCAGGGCCGGATCAGCGGGATGTTGTTGAGATCGACCTCATCACCACGGAACACCTGCTGCCGGCAGGGGGGTGTGAGGTCTCGGTCGGGCTTGGCCTTGACCAGATCCCAGAAAACCCGGGCGAATTGTTTGGTTTCGTTCAGCCCCTTGGGGGGGCGGGGTTGCTGCAGCAGGGCCAGGCGTGACCCCAGCTCCTCCAGCTGCTCGGCCCGTTCGAGGCCCATGCTCCACACCACCCGTTCGACGGTGCCGAGGGTGTTGACGGCCACTGGCATCGACGAGCCGATCACGTTCTCGAAGAGCAGGGCGGGCCCTCCTTGGCTCAGCACCCGGTCGGCAATGGCTGCCAGCTCAAGGTCGGGGTCCACCGGTGCCGTGATTCGTCGCAGCTGGCCTCGGTCCTCAAGCAGCTTGAGAAAGCCCTGCAGATCTCGGGTGGCCGGACCGGATTGGAACAGGGCCATGGGATGACGGTCTCGGCGCAAGCGGTCTCGGTACTGTGTCGCACGCCGGTGTTCAGCGTGGCCATGCAGATCTCCTACTTTCATGTGCCGGCAGAGATGCCGCAGGACCTTCGCCCTGATGCGGCGGTGGTGATTGACGTGCTGCGGGCTACCACCACCATTGCCTGGGCACTGCACAACGGCGCTGAGGCGGTGCAGGCTTTCGCCAGCCTCGACGACCTGCGCGCTGCGGCAGCGGGGTGGCCTGCCGATTCGCGTCTGCTGCTTGGTGAGCGCGGTGGGCAGATGCTCGAGGGGTTTGATCTGGGTAATTCACCCGTTGCTGTGACGCCGGAGCAGGTGGCTGGTAAGCGCCTGTTCATGAGCACCACCAATGGCACCCGCGCTCTCGATCGTGTCCGCGAGGTTCCCCTGCTGCTAACGGCGGCGTTGCCGAACCGCGAGGCCGTGGCCCAGCGCTTGCTGGCCAAGCAACCCAGCCACGTGGCGATTGTCGGCAGCGGTTGGGAGGGGGCCTACTCCCTCGAGGATTCCCTGGCCGCTGGTGCCTTGGGGCATCGCTTGCTGGAGCTGGATCCCACCGAGAGCAGCGCCGCCAATGACGAACTCACCTCGGCCGTCTCACTCTGGCGTCAGTGGCAATCCGATCCTGAGGCCTGTCTGCGCACGGCGACCCACGGTCAGCGCTTGATTCGCCTTGGCGATCACGACGCTGATTTCCGCTGCTGTGCCGGGCTTGATCAGCTGAGTGTCGTTCCGACACAGGTCGAGCCTGGGGTGCTTCGGGCGGCCTGACCCTCATTAAAATCTGCATATCTGATCAGTGCATGTGAGCGACTTCCTGGCGGCTGCTGTCCAGCTGACGAGCGGTCAGGATCCAGAGCTCAACTTCAATGCGGCTGAAGAGCAGATCGACCTGGCTGCCCGCCGTGGTGCCGAGCTGATCGGCCTGCCGGAGAACTTCGCCTTTATGGGTGAAGACACCCGCCGCCTGGAGTTGGCCCCGACCCTGGCTGAGCAGACCAGTCGCTTTCTGGTGACCATGGCGCGTCGCTATCAGGTGGCGCTGCTCGGCGGAGGCTTTCCCGTGCCGGTGGGTGATGGATCGCGAACCCTGAACCGCGCTGAGCTCGTTGACCGTGACGGCATGCTCCTGGGCCGTTACGACAAAATTCACCTCTTTGATGTCGACCTGCCGGACGGCAACACCTATCGCGAGTCGGCAACGGTGAACCCAGGTAGGGATTTGCCTCCGGTGGTTGAGATTCCCGGTCTCTGCAAGGTGGGGCTGTCCATTTGCTACGACGTGCGGTTTCCTGAGCTCTATCGCCATCTCGTCGGTGCCGGCGCAGACCTGCTGATGATTCCTGCGGCATTCACAGCCTTCACCGGAAAAGACCACTGGCAGGTGCTTCTGCAGGCCAGGGCCATTGAGAACACGGCCTATGTACTGGCTCCGGCCCAGACCGGTGTGCATCACGGTCGGCGGCAAAGCCATGGCCACGCCCTGGTGATTGATCCCTGGGGAACGGTCCTTGCTGATGCAGGTGTGCAGGCTGGAGCTGCCATTGCTCCGGTCAACACGAGTCACCTCGGCCATGTTCGGGGTCAGATGCCGAGCCTTCGGCACCGCCAACCCGCTCTGTTCTGAGCGCCATGGTTCCGGCGTCGTCTCGACGGCTGGCCTGGCTTTTGGCCGCGGCCCTGCAGTGCACTGCCTTCACTCAGGCATTGCCTGCCCGAGCCGCCAGTGCATTGGCCGCCTGGGCTTTCACCGAGCAGGGGGTCCTCAAGCTGCGCACCAGCCGGAATGCTCGTTTGGAGGCGTTTTTTCAGGCCGCCAGCGATGGCCGCGGCACCAGGGTCTGGATTGATATCCCTGGTGAGCTGAGGTTCCCGCGTCGCCTGGCCGGACGGGGTGCAGTCCGTGAGATTCGGTTGGGCAAACCCCGTGCCGGTGCCACCCGTCTGGTGGTGGAATTCCGCCCTGATGTGGATCTCAACCCCAACGATCTGCGCCTGCGTGGAACCGCTCCGGATCGCTGGGAACTGGTGTTCACCGGCCTGCCCACCCGCGGCTTGGATGATTTTGGTGAAGGCGATCTCACCGGTCGTGCCACGGCCTGGCTCCCACCCGGTGGATTCCGTCCCACCCGAACGCCGGTGGATCCTTCCGGGTTGCCAACGGTCGCCCGCAACCGCTATCGCATCGTCATCGACCCCGGCCATGGAGGCCCTGATCCTGGGGCTATAGGCATTCGCGGTCTGCGCGAGACCGACGTGGTTCTGGATGTGTCGCTGCAGGTGGCTGATCTGCTTCGGGCCAGGGGCGTGGACGTGCGCTTGACCCGCACGCGGGAGGTGGATGTGGACCTGCCGCCGCGGGTGTCCCTGGCAAATCGCAGCGGGGCCACGGCTTTCGTGAGCATCCATGCCAATGCCCTGAGCATGAACCGTCCGGATGTGAACGGGATCGAGACGTTCTTCTTCTCGGACCCCCGTTCTGGACGTCTGGCGTCCTATTTGCAGCAGCAGATGATGGATGTGTCCCCCGGAACACCGAATCGCGGCGTCAGACGCGGCCGCTTCTTCGTGATCCGGCGCAGCACCATGCCTTCGGCTCTGGTGGAGATGGGATTTGTCACCGGGGCGATTGACGCGCCGCGGCTGGCCAACGCTGACCATCGCCGCCGCCTGGCCTTGGCCCTGGCGGCCGGCATCCTCAACTATCTGAAGCAGGAGGTGCGATGACGCCGCAACTGCTGGGGTTCTTCGACAGCGGCCTGGGCGGCTTGACGGTGCTGTGCCGGGTGCTCGAACGCCATGGATCGGTGCCCTGCGTCTACCTCGGTGACACAGCCCGGGTTCCCTACGGGAACCGTCAACCGGATGACATTCGGCGCATCGCCGCTGAAGTGGTGGGTTGGTTGCGCGACCAAAAGGTCTCCACGGTGGTGATGGCCTGCAACACCACCAATGCCCTGGCGAGGGATGTGGCCGAGGGGCAGGCCGGGGCCCCGGTGATCGGTCTGATCGGCGCCGCCGCCGCGATGGTGGAAACACGCCGTGTTGGAGTGCTGGCCACACCAGCCACTGTGGCCTCTTCGGCCTACCGAGCCAGCATCGAAGCGCTTCACCCTGGGTCGATGGTGATTGAGCAGGCCTGTCCTGCCTTTGTTCCCCTGATCGAAGCCGGGGATATGAACAGCGATGACCTTCGCCATGCGGCCCAGGCCTATCTCGAACCCTTGCTGGCGGCTTCCGTGGAGTCGATCGTGCTGGGTTGCACCCATTACCCCTTGATGGTTCCACTGTTGCGTCAGCTTCTGCCGGAGTCCGTCCAGATCATTGACCCGGCCATTGGGGTGGCCCGTCAACTGGATGCTGTTTTGGGGGCACCGGGGCCGATTTCGGCTGTCCCACGTCCATTTTCCCTGGAGAGTTGCCGCTTCTGCGTCACCGCTGACCCCGATGGCTTCGCGATGCGTGCCACCCCTTGGCTGGGCCAGCGGCCTGACGTCAGCCTTCAGCTGCTGCAGGACTGAGCGTGGGACCACTAGGATCGCGGCGCCGAGGGGAGTCATGAGCACCGTTACCGAGCTACTCCAACCGGTAGAGACAGATCTTGAAATCCTGCTCGGAGACCTGCGCAGCCTGATTGGAGCTGGACACCCCATTCTTCAGGCTGCTGCGGAACATCTGTTCAGTGCCGGCGGCAAGCGTTTGCGTCCCGGCATTGTTCTTCTGCTGTCGCGGGCCCTCTCAGAGCAAGGAGATCTCTCGCCCCGCCATCGCCGCCTGGCCGAGATCACAGAAATGATCCACACGGCCTCGCTCGTTCACGACGACGTGGTGGATGAGGCTTCCACGCGGCGTGGTGTGGACACGGTCCACAGCCGTTTTGACGCTCGCGTTGCCGTTCTCGCCGGTGACTTTCTCTTTGCCCAGGCCAGCTGGCACCTCGCCAACCTCGATGACCTCGACGTGGTGAAGCTGCTCAGCCGCGTGATCATGGATCTCGCGGATGGGGAGGTGAAGCAGGGCCTCTACCGCTTCGACACGTCCCAAACCTTTGAGACTTACCTCGAAAAGAGCTATTGCAAGACGGCATCCTTGATTGCCAACAGCTGCCGTGCTGCAGGTGTACTCAGCGGTTGCTCGCCGACCCAGCTCGACAGCCTCTACCAATTCGGCCGCCAGCTGGGTCTGGCCTTCCAGGTGGTTGACGACATCCTCGATTTCACCGGAAACGACCAGCAGCTCGGCAAGCCCGCAGCCAGTGATCTCGCCAGCGGCTACCTCACCGCGCCCACCTTCTATGCCCTTGAGGAGCACCCATCGCTGCAGCCGTTGATCGATCGCCAGTTCTCCGAGCCCGGTGATCTGGACAAGGCGCTGGAGATGGTGCGGGCCTCCAAGGCGATTGAACGCACCCGTGAGCTTGCGGAAACCTTTGCCCGCGAATCCCGTGAATCAATCGCCTGGCTGCCGGAATCTGCGGCGCAACGCGCCTTGATGGAACTGCCGGACTTCGTCCTCAGCCGTCTGTACTAAGCCAAAACCTCAAGACAACAGCCTCAACACAACAGACAGGCTGTTGATGGAACAGGGGTTGGTGTTCAGGTTGGCTTGGTCTGATCCCTTGGGGCTCACCAGCCAGACCTGACAGCCGGCGCCATGGGCTGATTTGCAGCCGGCCTGGGAATCCTCCAGGGCCCAGCAGTGGTTGGGGTGGAGGCCTAGGCGTTGGGCGGCAAGCCGGAAGGGTGCAGGGTCGGGTTTGCCCGCATCAAGGTCGGGATCGTCGCCATAGACCCTTTCCTGGATCTGCTCAAGCCAGGGATGGGGGGCTGCTTTGAATTCAACCGCGTCGCGGCTGCTGCTGGTGACAAGCGCCATGGGGATGTCCCGCTTATGGCAATGCGTCACAAGCTCTTGGGCGGCAGGCATCGGGGCAGCATCCGGAAGCAGGGCACGAACGATCGGCTGCTGCACCGCCAACAGGGCATCCATGCCCACAGGTTCGGCCAGCCATGCATCCACCTGGGTCGCACAGTCGAGTCGGCGACGGCCCTTCAACTGCATCAACTGGGCCTCGCTCAGCTGGGTGCCGAAGTGGGCCGCGGCTTCCTTCCAGCCACGGCCATGCAGCGGCTCGGTGTCGAGCAGAAGTCCATCCAGATCGAACAGGCAAGCGGCAGGTGGCAGTTTCATCCCGGATCGGCGATGCCTAGCTCAATCCTTTCGCATCGACTGCATCATCGTCCGACGGATTGATACGGGACCTGGATCAAGCGGGGTCCTGCTCCTTACCCTTCGAGGAGAAGCACTGCGCAGTCTGCTGTGACCGACGCCAACACCACCATCGAAAGCGTGCTGCAGGAGCAGCGGGTGTTCGAGCCGCCAGCAGACACCGCCGCCAAAGCCCGCATCGGCAGCCTCGAGGCTTACCGGTCCATGGCCGATGTCGCCAAAAACGATCCTGATGCGTTCTGGGGTGAGGCCGCCCGGCGAGAACTGCATTGGTTCGAGCCCTTCCACACCGTGCTGGATTGGTCGAACCCCCCGTTCGCGCGTTGGTTTGAGGGCGGCACCACCAACCTCTCCTACAACTGCCTGGACCGTCATCTCGATGGGCCAACAGCACAGAAAACAGCATTGATCTGGGAAGGCGAGCCGGGGGATGTGCGCCGGTTCACCTACCAGGAACTGCATGCCGAGGTATGCAAAGCCGCCAATGGTCTCAAAGCCATGGGCATCGGCAAGGGTGACCTTGTGGCGCTCTACATGCCGATGGTGCCGGAGGCGGCGATCGCCATGCTCGCTTGTGCTCGCATCGGTGCTCCCCATTCAGTTGTGTTCGGTGGCTTTTCCGCAGAAGCACTGAGGGACCGTCTCAACGACGGCGAAGTGAAAGCGGTGATCACCGCTGATGGTGGCTTCCGCAAGGACAAGCCGGTGTCACTCAAGCCCGCGGTGGATGCGGCGCTGGCCAATGGCGCCTGCCCCTCGGTGACGGGCGTGCTTGTGGTGCAGCGCACCAAGCAGGACGTGGAGATGGTTTCTGGTCGCGACCAGTGGTGGCATGACCTGGTGGAGGGTCAGAGTGCCGACTGCCCCGCTGAGCCGATGGCCAGCGAGGACCGCCTGTTCGTGCTTTACACCTCCGGTTCCACCGGCAAGCCCAAGGGCGTGGTGCACACCACCGCCGGCTACAACCTCTGGGCCCACCTCACCTTCCAGTGGATCTTCGACATCCGGGATGAGGATGTCTTCTGGTGTACGGCTGATGTGGGTTGGATCACCGGCCACAGCTACATCGTCTATGGCCCCTTATCGAACGGTGCCACGACCGTGATGTATGAGGGTGCGCCGCGCCCATCCAAGCCCGGTGCCTTCTGGGAATTGATTCAGAAGCACGGGATCACGATCTTCTACACGGCTCCCACCGCCATCCGGGCGTTCATGAAGAGCGGCCGCTCCGTGCCGGATCAGTTCGACATGAGCAGCCTTCGCCTGCTGGGCACCGTTGGCGAACCGATCAATCCGGAGGCCTGGATGTGGTACCGCGACGTGATCGGAGGCAACCGCTGCCCGATCGTCGACACCTGGTGGCAGACCGAAACCGGCGGGGTGATGATCAGCCCCCTGCCGGGAGCAACGCCCACTAAGCCAGGCTCCGCCACCCTGCCCCTGCCCGGCATTCAGGCCGACATCATCGATGCTGAAGGCAACAGCTGTGGTG comes from the Synechococcus sp. A15-62 genome and includes:
- a CDS encoding N-acetylmuramoyl-L-alanine amidase, whose amino-acid sequence is MVPASSRRLAWLLAAALQCTAFTQALPARAASALAAWAFTEQGVLKLRTSRNARLEAFFQAASDGRGTRVWIDIPGELRFPRRLAGRGAVREIRLGKPRAGATRLVVEFRPDVDLNPNDLRLRGTAPDRWELVFTGLPTRGLDDFGEGDLTGRATAWLPPGGFRPTRTPVDPSGLPTVARNRYRIVIDPGHGGPDPGAIGIRGLRETDVVLDVSLQVADLLRARGVDVRLTRTREVDVDLPPRVSLANRSGATAFVSIHANALSMNRPDVNGIETFFFSDPRSGRLASYLQQQMMDVSPGTPNRGVRRGRFFVIRRSTMPSALVEMGFVTGAIDAPRLANADHRRRLALALAAGILNYLKQEVR
- the acs gene encoding acetate--CoA ligase produces the protein MTDANTTIESVLQEQRVFEPPADTAAKARIGSLEAYRSMADVAKNDPDAFWGEAARRELHWFEPFHTVLDWSNPPFARWFEGGTTNLSYNCLDRHLDGPTAQKTALIWEGEPGDVRRFTYQELHAEVCKAANGLKAMGIGKGDLVALYMPMVPEAAIAMLACARIGAPHSVVFGGFSAEALRDRLNDGEVKAVITADGGFRKDKPVSLKPAVDAALANGACPSVTGVLVVQRTKQDVEMVSGRDQWWHDLVEGQSADCPAEPMASEDRLFVLYTSGSTGKPKGVVHTTAGYNLWAHLTFQWIFDIRDEDVFWCTADVGWITGHSYIVYGPLSNGATTVMYEGAPRPSKPGAFWELIQKHGITIFYTAPTAIRAFMKSGRSVPDQFDMSSLRLLGTVGEPINPEAWMWYRDVIGGNRCPIVDTWWQTETGGVMISPLPGATPTKPGSATLPLPGIQADIIDAEGNSCGADEGGYLAVRAPWPGMMRTVHGNPQRFRESYWEHIRPADGSYLYFAGDGARRDADGYFWVMGRVDDVINVSGHRLGTMEIESALVSHPAVAEAAVVGRPDDLKGEGIVAFVTLEAGREGDDALVKELRAHVGTEIGPIARPDEIRCSDALPKTRSGKIMRRILRALAAGQEVSGDTSTLEDRSVLDRLRA
- a CDS encoding 2-phosphosulfolactate phosphatase family protein yields the protein MQISYFHVPAEMPQDLRPDAAVVIDVLRATTTIAWALHNGAEAVQAFASLDDLRAAAAGWPADSRLLLGERGGQMLEGFDLGNSPVAVTPEQVAGKRLFMSTTNGTRALDRVREVPLLLTAALPNREAVAQRLLAKQPSHVAIVGSGWEGAYSLEDSLAAGALGHRLLELDPTESSAANDELTSAVSLWRQWQSDPEACLRTATHGQRLIRLGDHDADFRCCAGLDQLSVVPTQVEPGVLRAA
- the murI gene encoding glutamate racemase; the protein is MTPQLLGFFDSGLGGLTVLCRVLERHGSVPCVYLGDTARVPYGNRQPDDIRRIAAEVVGWLRDQKVSTVVMACNTTNALARDVAEGQAGAPVIGLIGAAAAMVETRRVGVLATPATVASSAYRASIEALHPGSMVIEQACPAFVPLIEAGDMNSDDLRHAAQAYLEPLLAASVESIVLGCTHYPLMVPLLRQLLPESVQIIDPAIGVARQLDAVLGAPGPISAVPRPFSLESCRFCVTADPDGFAMRATPWLGQRPDVSLQLLQD
- a CDS encoding HAD family phosphatase, with protein sequence MKLPPAACLFDLDGLLLDTEPLHGRGWKEAAAHFGTQLSEAQLMQLKGRRRLDCATQVDAWLAEPVGMDALLAVQQPIVRALLPDAAPMPAAQELVTHCHKRDIPMALVTSSSRDAVEFKAAPHPWLEQIQERVYGDDPDLDAGKPDPAPFRLAAQRLGLHPNHCWALEDSQAGCKSAHGAGCQVWLVSPKGSDQANLNTNPCSINSLSVVLRLLS
- a CDS encoding UbiD family decarboxylase; translation: MALFQSGPATRDLQGFLKLLEDRGQLRRITAPVDPDLELAAIADRVLSQGGPALLFENVIGSSMPVAVNTLGTVERVVWSMGLERAEQLEELGSRLALLQQPRPPKGLNETKQFARVFWDLVKAKPDRDLTPPCRQQVFRGDEVDLNNIPLIRPWPGDAGGVITLGLVITKDPETGVPNVGVYRLQRQSVNTMTVHWLSVRGGARHLRKAAAMGKKLEVAVAIGVHPLLVMAAATPIPVQLSEWLFAGIYAGEGVRLAPCKTIDLQVPSHSEVVLEGTITPGEVLPDGPFGDHMGFYGGVEDSPLVRFHCMTQRRDPVFLTTFSGRPPKEEAMLAIALNRIYTPILRQQIPEITDFFLPMEALSYKLAVISIDKAYPGQAKRAAMAFWSALPQFTYTKFVVVVDSHINVRDPRQVVWAIAAQVDPQRDLFTLENTPFDTLDFASEQLGLGGRLAIDATTKVGPEKNHEWGEPLSRPADLEQRVSDRWAELGLEDLGNDDPDPSLFGYALDRLIQGLKTGQ
- the sds gene encoding solanesyl diphosphate synthase codes for the protein MSTVTELLQPVETDLEILLGDLRSLIGAGHPILQAAAEHLFSAGGKRLRPGIVLLLSRALSEQGDLSPRHRRLAEITEMIHTASLVHDDVVDEASTRRGVDTVHSRFDARVAVLAGDFLFAQASWHLANLDDLDVVKLLSRVIMDLADGEVKQGLYRFDTSQTFETYLEKSYCKTASLIANSCRAAGVLSGCSPTQLDSLYQFGRQLGLAFQVVDDILDFTGNDQQLGKPAASDLASGYLTAPTFYALEEHPSLQPLIDRQFSEPGDLDKALEMVRASKAIERTRELAETFARESRESIAWLPESAAQRALMELPDFVLSRLY
- a CDS encoding carbon-nitrogen hydrolase family protein; the encoded protein is MSDFLAAAVQLTSGQDPELNFNAAEEQIDLAARRGAELIGLPENFAFMGEDTRRLELAPTLAEQTSRFLVTMARRYQVALLGGGFPVPVGDGSRTLNRAELVDRDGMLLGRYDKIHLFDVDLPDGNTYRESATVNPGRDLPPVVEIPGLCKVGLSICYDVRFPELYRHLVGAGADLLMIPAAFTAFTGKDHWQVLLQARAIENTAYVLAPAQTGVHHGRRQSHGHALVIDPWGTVLADAGVQAGAAIAPVNTSHLGHVRGQMPSLRHRQPALF